From a region of the uncultured Desulfatiglans sp. genome:
- the htpX gene encoding Protease HtpX homolog, whose protein sequence is MGNWFKTTLLLGALTLLIMWIGHLFGGKQGMILAFILAMGMNFFSYWYSDKIVLRMYRAQEATADRYPELYGIVSELVQRAGVPMPRLYVIPEQAPNAFATGRDPEHAVVAVTEGLLRLMNREEIKGVLAHELAHVKHRDILIGSIAATLAGAIMILANMARWSAIFGGGSSHDEEGGGLGGVGLIVMSILAPVAAMLIQMAISRSREYQADAGGASFAGNPEGLAGALEKLGAYSRRLPMQANPSTAHMFIVNPLSGRSLMQLFSTHPPIEERIARLRGQRPQQPAAGGDGGPVSGEDQAKAAWRHLSGS, encoded by the coding sequence ATGGGAAACTGGTTCAAAACGACGCTTCTGCTCGGGGCGTTGACGCTTCTGATCATGTGGATCGGCCATCTTTTCGGAGGGAAGCAGGGGATGATCCTGGCCTTCATCCTGGCCATGGGCATGAATTTTTTCAGCTACTGGTATTCCGACAAGATCGTTCTGCGGATGTACCGGGCGCAGGAGGCTACGGCCGACCGGTATCCCGAGCTCTACGGGATCGTCTCGGAACTGGTGCAGCGGGCGGGGGTCCCGATGCCCAGGCTTTACGTGATTCCGGAGCAGGCGCCGAACGCCTTCGCTACGGGAAGGGATCCTGAGCATGCCGTCGTGGCGGTTACGGAGGGGCTCCTGCGGCTGATGAATCGCGAGGAGATCAAAGGGGTCCTCGCCCACGAACTGGCGCACGTAAAACACCGCGATATTTTGATCGGCTCCATCGCCGCTACGTTGGCCGGTGCGATCATGATCCTGGCCAACATGGCCCGGTGGTCGGCCATCTTCGGCGGAGGGTCCAGCCATGACGAGGAAGGTGGGGGCCTCGGAGGCGTCGGGCTGATCGTCATGTCGATCCTGGCACCGGTGGCGGCGATGCTGATCCAGATGGCCATCTCACGTTCGAGGGAGTATCAGGCCGATGCGGGTGGAGCGTCGTTCGCGGGCAACCCCGAAGGTTTGGCCGGAGCGCTCGAAAAACTCGGAGCCTACTCCAGGCGGCTTCCCATGCAGGCCAACCCGTCCACAGCCCACATGTTCATCGTAAACCCGCTCTCAGGGCGGAGCCTGATGCAGCTGTTTTCGACCCACCCGCCGATCGAAGAGCGCATCGCAAGGCTGCGGGGCCAGCGGCCTCAGCAGCCGGCCGCGGGCGGGGACGGCGGCCCTGTTTCGGGTGAAGACCAGGCCAAGGCGGCCTGGAGGCATTTGTCGGGCTCCTGA
- a CDS encoding conserved hypothetical protein (Evidence 4 : Unknown function but conserved in other organisms) encodes MPLAFESLSHGTIAFGFFNIDSDMLLLDRLFFFAPTFCRSLTGIAVAKETRRHRSPWDVYRIDRPEDIGDLMGAIHGIRYTGFLGDVYRRFPFPPQPEAFKQKPEGHETRREMQALIQKYAQRRPIPFVVEKEGMEAAIGVYRFDRPAFQELVRYVWLGGYPRWRDGIRPPEVLEMKRGIQQNPTGIFEGLDLS; translated from the coding sequence ATGCCGTTAGCCTTTGAATCGTTGAGCCACGGGACCATCGCCTTCGGCTTCTTCAACATCGACTCCGACATGCTGCTTCTGGACCGCCTCTTTTTTTTCGCGCCGACTTTCTGCCGCTCCCTGACCGGGATCGCCGTTGCGAAGGAAACGCGCCGCCACAGAAGCCCTTGGGATGTTTATCGAATCGACCGGCCCGAGGACATCGGCGATCTCATGGGGGCCATTCACGGCATCCGCTACACGGGGTTTCTCGGCGACGTCTATCGCCGGTTTCCTTTCCCACCACAGCCGGAGGCCTTCAAACAGAAGCCCGAGGGGCATGAAACCCGGCGGGAAATGCAAGCCCTGATCCAGAAATACGCCCAGAGGCGGCCCATCCCATTCGTGGTCGAAAAGGAGGGCATGGAGGCCGCCATCGGTGTTTACCGCTTCGATCGCCCCGCTTTTCAGGAGCTGGTCCGCTACGTCTGGCTCGGGGGGTACCCCCGCTGGAGAGACGGCATCCGCCCCCCTGAGGTCCTCGAGATGAAACGGGGTATTCAGCAAAACCCCACAGGGATCTTCGAAGGTCTCGACCTTTCCTGA
- a CDS encoding GAF domain protein, producing MQKQILNYETLLKVTHGIVVSKDPEEVALLIVESVKSALNAKACALFLFNRKTNELEVAASMGLSDEYLNKGPLSSLKSIAASLRDGPVAVYDVSDDPRIQYPEAAKKEGIASILSVPIIVRENPIGALRVYTAEPWEASLEDVNFVQAVAQIAGMALEMSRLYKGLKDSIEILKARRPASSLKSKKWTPHEGVPKSVGMLGQKPADVH from the coding sequence ATGCAGAAACAAATCCTCAACTACGAAACGCTTCTGAAGGTGACCCACGGCATCGTTGTCTCCAAAGATCCCGAAGAGGTCGCCCTGTTGATCGTCGAAAGCGTCAAGAGCGCACTCAACGCCAAGGCCTGCGCACTGTTCCTCTTCAATCGCAAAACCAACGAACTGGAGGTCGCCGCTTCCATGGGCCTGAGCGACGAGTACCTGAACAAAGGCCCCCTCAGCTCTCTCAAATCCATTGCAGCCTCCCTGCGCGATGGCCCGGTCGCCGTCTATGACGTCAGCGACGACCCGCGCATCCAGTATCCGGAGGCCGCCAAAAAGGAGGGGATCGCTTCCATCCTATCCGTTCCCATCATTGTGAGGGAAAATCCGATCGGCGCCCTCAGGGTCTACACCGCCGAGCCCTGGGAAGCCAGTCTGGAAGATGTCAATTTCGTCCAGGCGGTCGCCCAGATAGCCGGGATGGCACTCGAGATGTCGCGCCTGTACAAGGGCCTGAAAGACAGCATCGAGATCCTGAAGGCCCGCAGACCGGCAAGCAGCCTCAAGAGCAAGAAATGGACTCCTCACGAGGGCGTGCCGAAAAGCGTCGGGATGCTCGGCCAGAAACCCGCGGATGTGCACTAG
- a CDS encoding hypothetical protein (Evidence 5 : Unknown function), which yields MSGACNREAERSISIIIHRSLRYVHTYKESAGLDSRLRLEVEARPGGAPGVPAPAGAG from the coding sequence TTGTCCGGTGCGTGCAACAGGGAGGCTGAACGTTCGATATCGATTATCATACATCGTTCGCTGCGCTACGTCCATACCTATAAAGAATCTGCCGGTCTCGACAGTCGCCTGAGGCTGGAAGTGGAAGCTCGGCCGGGTGGCGCCCCTGGTGTCCCGGCGCCGGCGGGTGCCGGTTGA
- a CDS encoding hypothetical protein (Evidence 5 : Unknown function), which yields MGIRFERPPGGCLLPGAKAGSRMCGAGPGDAESGQGRKEKPDSPGRSFPVRSETGRGSRVDMGLSSLYTKKFDSYLHRFTSMKTNVAVTL from the coding sequence GTGGGCATCCGGTTCGAAAGGCCGCCAGGCGGCTGTCTTCTGCCTGGAGCGAAGGCAGGTTCGCGGATGTGCGGTGCCGGGCCCGGGGATGCAGAGTCAGGCCAAGGGCGGAAAGAGAAACCCGACAGCCCCGGACGGTCATTCCCGGTTAGGTCCGAGACGGGCCGGGGTTCACGTGTTGACATGGGCTTGTCGAGTCTTTATACTAAAAAATTCGATTCATATTTGCACCGGTTTACATCCATGAAAACGAATGTGGCAGTTACTTTGTGA
- a CDS encoding ATPase, AAA family — translation MSKVPSPSAAGSDGCVFTGASKYVLDEELANIVNISMALEMPLLLKGEPGTGKTMLAHAIAESLNMRLIVLNVKSSMKLIEALYQYDTLTRLNDSRFGDSQRDVSSIEEYIKMGKIGQAFAADQKVVLLIDEIDKADTDFQDDMLDVLDQMEFDIIEIDKTVKAKNRPVIIITSNAKKDLSDPFLGRCNFHHIAFPEPDMMQRIISVHFPDISRELLDHAVRAFYQLRGIRGTEKKPATRELINWIRALKSDPEFNVKDLVKGELPYLGVLFKKSPDFALARSAVSRMRI, via the coding sequence ATGTCCAAGGTACCATCCCCATCGGCCGCCGGATCGGATGGCTGCGTTTTTACCGGGGCATCGAAGTATGTCCTGGACGAGGAACTGGCCAACATCGTGAACATTTCGATGGCGCTCGAGATGCCCCTGCTTCTCAAGGGCGAACCCGGTACGGGAAAGACGATGCTTGCGCATGCCATCGCCGAATCGCTGAACATGCGGCTGATCGTTTTGAATGTCAAATCCAGCATGAAGCTGATTGAGGCCCTCTACCAGTACGACACGCTCACCCGGTTGAACGACAGCCGCTTCGGCGATTCCCAGCGCGATGTCAGCAGCATCGAAGAGTACATCAAGATGGGAAAGATCGGACAGGCGTTTGCAGCGGACCAGAAGGTGGTCCTGCTGATCGACGAGATCGACAAGGCGGACACCGACTTTCAGGATGACATGCTCGATGTGCTGGACCAGATGGAATTCGACATCATCGAGATCGACAAGACCGTCAAGGCCAAGAATCGTCCGGTCATCATCATCACCTCCAACGCCAAGAAGGACCTGTCGGATCCTTTCCTGGGCCGCTGCAATTTCCACCATATCGCCTTTCCGGAGCCGGATATGATGCAGAGGATCATCTCGGTGCACTTTCCGGATATCAGCCGGGAGCTTTTGGACCATGCGGTGCGGGCGTTCTATCAGCTGCGAGGCATCCGGGGGACGGAGAAGAAGCCCGCCACCCGGGAATTGATCAACTGGATAAGAGCCTTGAAGTCCGATCCGGAGTTCAATGTCAAGGACCTCGTCAAGGGCGAACTCCCTTACCTGGGTGTCCTTTTCAAGAAAAGTCCGGATTTTGCCCTGGCCCGTAGCGCCGTCTCCCGCATGCGGATCTGA
- a CDS encoding hypothetical protein (Evidence 5 : Unknown function) translates to MPDAPAEGMAFAHRPQAIARPGGSRINPGRTGAYVHPIFLFVATGGDPGIPHVLSAAAEGPFRRDDHLPRGALHRCARHSGQERALFRPL, encoded by the coding sequence GTGCCTGATGCGCCGGCGGAGGGGATGGCCTTCGCCCATCGGCCTCAGGCGATAGCGAGGCCCGGCGGCAGCCGAATCAATCCTGGACGGACAGGAGCGTATGTTCACCCAATTTTTCTATTTGTTGCGACAGGTGGGGATCCCGGTATCCCCCACGTCCTTTCTGCGGCTGCAGAAGGCCCTTTCAGAAGGGATGATCACCTCCCTCGGGGAGCTTTACACCGCTGCGCGCGCCATTCTGGTCAAGAGCGAGCGTTATTTCGACCTCTATGA
- a CDS encoding conserved hypothetical protein (Evidence 4 : Unknown function but conserved in other organisms) — MFTQFFYLLRQVGIPVSPTSFLRLQKALSEGMITSLGELYTAARAILVKSERYFDLYDQVFAHHFEGAELKAPEAFELEEMARLMLEEWLKDPKAIADALGVDESKLNKLSPEELLQYFLDRLKEQTEEHHGGSKWIGTGGTSPVGHSGYHPGGMRVGGVSRNKSAIKVAMDRRYRDYSQGGPLTQAQIGEALKRLRNLMPAGPKDQVNVDKTIYQTMRNAGEIEIVFDRSLKDRLKVILAIDNGGWSMDPYIAVVQTLFNYARSQFKELKTFFFHNTIYDNLWEDPSRYRKPFRVDELVRLDPDTRFIIVGDASMAPYELMATDGSIHVEERSNRPSIERLRFIAETFRFSAWLNPKMSDEWPYTRSIHAIREIFPMFELTIDGLEEAVTHLMRKN; from the coding sequence ATGTTCACCCAATTTTTCTATTTGTTGCGACAGGTGGGGATCCCGGTATCCCCCACGTCCTTTCTGCGGCTGCAGAAGGCCCTTTCAGAAGGGATGATCACCTCCCTCGGGGAGCTTTACACCGCTGCGCGCGCCATTCTGGTCAAGAGCGAGCGTTATTTCGACCTCTATGACCAGGTCTTCGCCCATCATTTCGAAGGGGCGGAGCTCAAGGCGCCGGAGGCGTTCGAACTGGAGGAAATGGCGCGGCTCATGCTCGAGGAGTGGCTCAAGGACCCGAAGGCCATCGCCGATGCACTCGGGGTCGATGAGTCGAAGCTGAACAAGCTCAGTCCGGAGGAGCTGCTGCAATATTTTCTGGACCGGTTGAAGGAGCAGACCGAGGAGCACCACGGCGGGAGCAAATGGATCGGGACGGGCGGGACCTCGCCGGTCGGCCACTCCGGATACCATCCGGGCGGTATGCGCGTTGGAGGCGTCTCCCGGAATAAATCAGCGATCAAGGTCGCCATGGACCGCCGCTACCGGGACTATTCCCAGGGAGGCCCGTTGACTCAGGCCCAGATCGGGGAGGCCCTGAAGCGGCTGCGCAATCTGATGCCGGCCGGTCCAAAGGACCAGGTGAACGTGGACAAGACGATCTATCAGACCATGCGCAACGCGGGGGAGATCGAAATCGTCTTCGACCGGAGCCTGAAAGACCGCCTCAAGGTCATCCTCGCCATCGACAACGGGGGCTGGTCGATGGACCCGTACATAGCGGTCGTGCAGACCCTCTTCAACTATGCGCGCTCCCAGTTCAAGGAGTTGAAGACCTTCTTCTTCCACAACACCATTTACGACAATCTCTGGGAGGATCCCTCCCGCTACCGCAAACCGTTCCGGGTGGATGAACTGGTCAGGCTGGATCCCGATACCCGTTTCATCATCGTGGGGGACGCCAGCATGGCGCCCTACGAACTCATGGCGACGGACGGTTCGATCCACGTCGAAGAGCGCTCCAACCGGCCGAGCATCGAACGGCTGCGGTTCATCGCCGAGACCTTCCGTTTTTCGGCCTGGCTCAACCCGAAGATGTCCGACGAATGGCCCTATACCCGCTCGATCCATGCCATACGCGAGATATTCCCCATGTTCGAGCTGACCATCGACGGGTTGGAAGAGGCGGTCACTCATCTGATGCGTAAAAACTGA
- a CDS encoding cAMP-binding protein — translation METPAAELTRTVGDIPMFEGLPARQLEELAQIVRIDVFEKGGVIFSEGDPGLGFYVLVEGRVKIYKISWDGKEQILHIFGPGEPFGEVPVFAGQRFPAHAEAIEKSTLLFFPREAFINCIRRNPDLALDMLAVLARRLRVFTVLIEDLSLKEVPGRLAAYLLYLSRRSQGSLDLELDISKSQLAALLGTIPETLSRILGRMSKRGLILSNGPRIEILDLAALQQLAESGTGL, via the coding sequence ACCCGGACGGTCGGGGACATCCCGATGTTCGAAGGATTGCCCGCGCGGCAGTTGGAGGAATTGGCGCAGATCGTGAGGATCGACGTCTTCGAAAAAGGCGGCGTCATCTTTTCCGAGGGGGATCCGGGCCTGGGGTTCTATGTGCTGGTCGAAGGGCGCGTCAAGATCTATAAGATCTCCTGGGACGGAAAGGAGCAGATCCTGCACATCTTCGGTCCCGGCGAACCGTTCGGGGAGGTGCCGGTTTTCGCCGGGCAGCGTTTCCCGGCCCATGCCGAAGCGATCGAAAAAAGCACCCTCCTCTTTTTCCCACGGGAGGCCTTCATCAACTGCATCCGCCGCAATCCCGATCTGGCCCTCGATATGCTGGCCGTTCTCGCCAGACGCCTCCGCGTGTTCACCGTACTGATCGAAGACCTCTCCCTCAAGGAAGTCCCCGGCCGGCTGGCGGCCTATCTGCTCTACCTCAGCCGGAGAAGCCAGGGGAGCCTCGACCTCGAACTCGATATCTCCAAATCCCAGTTGGCTGCCCTGCTCGGCACCATCCCCGAGACGCTTTCCCGCATCCTTGGACGAATGAGCAAACGGGGTTTGATCCTCTCAAACGGACCGCGCATCGAGATCCTTGACCTTGCCGCATTGCAACAACTGGCCGAATCCGGCACAGGGCTGTAG